A window of the Henckelia pumila isolate YLH828 chromosome 3, ASM3356847v2, whole genome shotgun sequence genome harbors these coding sequences:
- the LOC140890310 gene encoding uncharacterized protein, whose translation MLFYLTTLHLVRYLKEDAAIPVDNADAQARSAYDAWSHSNFLCRNYILNGLDNTLYNVYFATNTAKKIWESLEKKYKTEDAGTKKFVVGKFIEFKMVDTKTVISQVKQFQIILHDIMAEVMMISESIQVVALIERLSPLWKEFKNYLKHKRKEMGFEDLIVRLRIEEDNRKEENKAGKMPMEAKENLVEPNATKKRKQSGKM comes from the coding sequence ATGTTGTTTTACCTCACAACACTTCACcttgtgaggtacttgaagGAGGATGCTGCTATACCGGTAGACAATGCAGATGCACAGGCAAGGTCTGCTTATGACGCATGGTCTCACAGTAACTTTCTGTGTCGGAACTACATATTGAATGGGTTGGATAATACGCTGTACAACGTATATTTTGCAACCAATACTGCTAAGAAAATCTGGGAATCCTtggagaagaagtacaagacagaGGATGCTGGCACAAAGAAGTTTGTAGTCGGAAAGTTTATCGAGTTCAAAATGGTTGATACCAAGACAGTGATCAGCCAAGTgaaacaattccaaatcatccTCCATGATATAATGGCCGAAGTGATGATGATCAGTGAGTCTATCCAAGTTGTTGCGTTGATTGAAAGGCTGTCGCCTTTATGGAAggaattcaaaaattatttgaagcatAAACGCAAAGAAATGGGGTTCGAGGACTTGATCGTCAGGCTGCGAATTGAGGAAGACAATCGCAAAGAGGAGAACAAAGCTGGTAAGATGCCGATGGAAGCAAAGGAAAACTTGGTGGAGCCGAACGCTACgaagaaaagaaagcagtccGGAAAAATGTGA
- the LOC140892377 gene encoding uncharacterized protein yields MQKGGSPEYLNHLHEDPPPPPPRQIPGFQSAENQQQPPPSQKCPRCDSSNTKFCYYNNYSLSQPRYFCKACRRYWTHGGTLRNVPVGGGCRKSKRPKASSSSSSSSPNREMARSGIQSLSPPRPSSNLITTGMISSHSLMRTSPPVNIQPFGNISFYTTSTGGAVLPASLAAMQTLPIGVNQAMAPLSFGGGSGGGNMALIHGMNLQSMKHAAPQQIQAPNLLFPSQQSLIMQSRPMSSWTQASINRGFAAPSATSSGFWSGGPAGGNPANGRDQAGSSSYPNQWSDSHMHHPAAYDPSNQ; encoded by the coding sequence ATGCAGAAAGGGGGAAGCCCAGAGTATTTGAATCATCTTCATGAAgatccgccgccgccgccgccgcggCAGATACCGGGTTTTCAAAGTGCCGAAAACCAGCAACAGCCGCCGCCGTCCCAGAAGTGTCCGCGGTGTGATTCTTCCAACACCAAGTTCTGTTATTACAACAACTACAGCCTCTCTCAGCCGCGGTACTTTTGCAAAGCTTGTAGGAGGTATTGGACTCATGGCGGTACCCTGAGAAACGTTCCGGTCGGAGGCGGTTGCCGTAAAAGCAAACGCCCCAAAGCttcgtcttcttcttcttcatcttcacCAAACAGAGAGATGGCTAGATCAGGAATTCAATCTTTATCACCCCCACGCCCGTCTTCGAATTTGATCACTACTGGTATGATTTCGAGTCATTCATTGATGCGTACTTCGCCTCCTGTTAATATTCAACCATTCGGGAATATCTCATTCTACACTACTAGTACTGGTGGCGCGGTTCTGCCAGCTTCTTTGGCCGCCATGCAAACTTTACCCATCGGAGTCAATCAAGCGATGGCTCCGTTGAGCTTCGGCGGCGGCAGCGGCGGCGGGAATATGGCACTTATACATGGAATGAATCTCCAGTCTATGAAACATGCGGCTCCACAACAAATACAAGCTCCAAACCTACTTTTCCCATCACAGCAAAGCCTCATCATGCAGAGCAGGCCCATGAGTTCTTGGACTCAAGCCTCTATCAACCGAGGTTTCGCCGCCCCTTCCGCGACAAGCTCCGGTTTCTGGAGCGGCGGCCCCGCTGGCGGAAACCCCGCCAACGGTCGAGATCAAGCCGGTTCTTCGTCGTATCCAAATCAATGGTCTGATAGCCACATGCATCATCCTGCAGCTTATGACCCTTCTAATCAATGA